GGATTAACGCGGTTTGATCCTGTCGAGTATACTATTAAAAATTACAGCCATGATCCGGAAGACAGAACCAGTCTCAGTCATAATTTTGTGCGATGTGTCTACGTCGATTCTCAAAACCGGATCTGGGTTGGAACCGATGGGGGCGGTCTGAATCGGTTCAGACGAGAAACGCAGACATTTCAGCACAGTGAGAATAAATCGGGTGGGCTGGAGAAACTTTCGTCGGCTATCCATTCTATATTTGAGGACGGCAATGGGAATATTTGGGTTGGCGCTGATACCGCCGGAGCCTTCAGATTCCGCCCGGAATCCGGTGAAGCAGAAGAAATCGGTGGGGTTAACGGGGAAACCATTCTGACGATCCGGGCATTTCATGAGGACGACGATGGACGGTTCTGGATAGGAAGCAGAGAAGGGTTATATATCTACAATCCGGATGATGGCAGGATGATAAAGTATACCCACACTGAATCAGAACGTTCGAGCCTCACACATAAATCGGTGCAACATATTTTCCGGGATGCCGCCGGCGATGTTTGGATCGGAACCCGGGGCGGCGTCGACTATCTCAACAAGAATACTATTGCATTCAACCATTTTCCGGCAGTTGAGGGGAGCAATCACACCCTGAATAGTCGGGTCGTCTTTGGCATCGAGGAAGACGATAACGGAAACCTCTGGATCGGGACAGAATCCGGGGGGATAAACTATCTGGATCGGGCGACTGGGGATTTCACCTACTTAACCAGCGATCCGGATAAACCAAACTCCATCTCCGGGGATAATGTTAAGACAATCCTCCAGGGGAGCCGCGGAGACTTTTGGATAGGGACATTCGCTCACGGTCTTAACCGGTATGATCCAGATAGTGATACGTTTACACACTTCCTTCACGATCCTGAAAATCCCAGAAGTCTGAGCAATAACGATGTCTATTCAATCGTCGAAGATGATAATGGGGATCTTTGGATGACTACCCATGTTGGGGTAAGTGTTTACCGGCGGGATACAGGGGATTTTGACCGGTACGTGAATGTGCCCGGCGACCCAACGAGTCTGAGTCATAATGATTGTAATCTCGTATATAAGGATAACGATGGTGTGCTCTGGGTAGGCACATTTTGGGGGCTGAACCGGTTTAATACGAGTGATCATACCTTTACACGGTATACATCTGATCCGAATGACAAAACTACACTCAGCAGCAGTTTTGTCCAGACAATTCAGGAGGACAGCAAAGGCCGGTTCTGGATTGGGACTCAGGGTGGCGGCCTGAATTTGTTTAACAGAGAAACGGGGCAGGCTAAGGCTTTTACAGAGCGTGACGGCCTGCCGAATAACTCCATCTATGGGATCCTGGAAGATGACGCCGGGAATCTCTGGCTGAGTACCAATAACGGAATTTGCCGGTTTAATCCGGAGACCGGTGACACGAAAAATTACGATGCCACCGATGGGCTCCAGGGCAACCAGTTTAACTATAACGCGTATTATAAAACGTCTGCCGGTGAACTGATTTTTGGCGGTATGAACGGGTTTACGCTGTTTAGACCAGAGGAGGTACGTGACGAAACTTATAGCCCGCCAATCGTGATCACCGACTTTAAAATTTTTAATCAATCGGTACCAATTCGCGGAGAGAACTCACCCCTGGAAAAGCATATCAGCGAGACTGCCCATATTACAATTACACACGATCAGTCTGTTATCACGTTTGAGTTTGCTGCTTTGAGTTATGCCGCCAGCCAGAAAAATCAGTACGCCTACAAACTGGAGGATTTTGAACAGAACTGGAATTATGTGGGCACCAGACAGACAGCGACGTATACAAACTTGCCGGCGGGTGACTATACCTTCCGGGTCCGTGGGTCAAATAATCATGGCGTCTGGAATGATGAGGGAATATCATTAGCCATCTCCGTGACTCCGCCTTTTTGGGAAACTCTGGGATTCAGGGGCGCCGTAATTTTGTTGTTAGGTGGAATCATTTATCTTGGATATCGATTACGCACCCGGAATATGGTGCGCCAAAACCAACGGTTGGAGGCAATTAACCGTCGATTAAACACCCAGATAAGCGAACGAAAAAAGGCGGAATCAAAGATTCGGAAGTTCCGGCATGCCATAGAACAGGCGCCAATGTCCGTAATTATTATGGATAAGGCAGGCCGGGTTGAGTATACCAATCCGCAATTTCTGGAAGTCAGCGGATATACCGAGGAAGAGGTCCGGGAACTCGGGGAAGAAATAGTCATCCGGAAGGAGCAGGCGCCGGAGCTGGCTCAGGAAATGTGGGCGGCCGTGACCGCTGGTAAAACCTGGCGGAAAGAATTTAAGAATACCCGGCGGGACGGAACGGAATTCTGGGAGTTTCTGACTATCGGTCCGATCTTGGATAACCGGGGCTCTATTACCCACTTTGTTGCCCTGAAGGAAGAGATCACCGAACGGAAGGAGCTGGAAGAACAGCTCTTGCAATCGCAGAAAATGCAGGCCATCGGCCGTTTGGCGGGAGGAGTCGCTCACGATTTCAACAATATATTGACTGTAATCCAGGGATACAGTAGCCTCGCATTAAATGAAATCGACGAATCCAACTCACAGCATGCGAATTTACAGCGGGTGCATGAAGCCAGTGAAAAGGCCCAGGCACTTACTTCCCAGCTGCTGGCATTCAGCCGAAAGCAGCAGCTCCAGCCCAAAATTATCAATATTAACTCACTAGTACAGAATCTGGAGGGGATGCTGCAGCGTCTCCTGGGCGAAGATATCCACCTGGATATTCAGTGCGCCGACGGATTAAACGATGTCCGCGTGGATCCCGGGCAGCTAGAACAAGTACTCCTGAACCTGGCCGTGAATTCCAGAGATGCTATGCCCAGCGGCGGCACAATTTCCATTGCCACCCAAAATGTATTTTTCGCGGACACGGAGATCCGGGAGGATGTAAAAATTGCTCCCGGGAGCTATGTTGAATTGGCCGTCGGAGATACCGGCATTGGTATGGACCAGGAGACATTAGAAAAAATCTATGAACCCTTTTTCACGACAAAGTCCAGGAGTCGGGGCACCGGATTGGGGCTGTCAACCGTGTACGGCATTGTTAAGCAAAGCGATGGATATATTTCCGCAGAAAGTACACCCGGAAAAGGGACCACTTTTCGTATTTATCTCCAGACCTATAGCACCACTGCCCCGGAATCCGCGGAAGTGCACGCTTCCGGGATGGCGCTCACAGGGAACGAAACAGTCCTTGCCATAGAAGACGAAAAAGAGATCCTGTACCTCACCGAAAAAGGGCTACAGCACATGGGATATACAGTGTTGACGGCTTCAAACGGGACGGAAGCTGTCGAATTATACTCGGAGCAGGCCGAGGAAATCGATGTCATAATAACGGATGTGGTGCTGCCAGACATCGTGGGGCCGGAGGTCGCACAGCGGATACGGGAAATCAATCCTGCGGCAAGGATAATTTTCATGTCCGGATACACCGACGATATTCTCACACGGCACGGTATCGATATCGAAACAATCCAATTCTTGCAAAAACCGTTTACCATAGATGAAATTGCCCGGCGTATCCGGAATATCATGGATGATAGAGAGCAAGTCTAACCCGTTAATTCCCAGGCAACCTTATGTCGAAACCGGTTATTGCGATGCAAAAAACAAGCGTCCAGGAGAAGTAAAGGTGATTTCCTAAGCACCTGCCTGAACGCTGGCTGTTCCCAAGTCTCTCCTTTGTAACTTTCACCGTCAAATACTAAATTCTCAACAGCATCAAGATAAAAAGACGCCGGTGAGATATTGAGACTCGCGGGAGAAGTTAGAGGCTATTGCCTGAGAAAGACTCAAATCAAATTCAGCAGCGATTGTAGAATAGAGAGTGAGTGTGTCAATGACTGAAATTCCTGAAGAGAAACATCTTTTTATCGTCTTCGGAGGCACCGGCGACCTGATGAAGCGGAAACTGCTGCCGGCGATTTACCATCTCGTGGAAAATCAGTTGGTCTCAAGGGATCAGTGTATGATCCTTGGCGTCTCCAGAAGTGAAATGGCAGACGGCGAGTACCGGCAGTGGGCGGTGGACGCCCTAAAGGAGACGGACAATTTTTCCGAAAATGCCGCCAGGATTTGGTGCAGTGACTGTCTGCATTTTCAGTCCATTGGCAATGGCAAAGATGAAGATTACCAGGCCCTGGCCGATCGCATCAATTCGCTGGAGGCTGACTACGATATGCCGGGGAACCGGGTTTTCTACCTGGCGCTGCCACCGGTGGCGTTCGAGCCAACAATTAAAGGATTGGGTCGCGTCGGACTGAACCATAGCGACGGGTGGACGCGAATCGTCATCGAAAAACCGTTCGGGCACGATTTGAAATCGGCACACGAACTCAATGAGATTGTGCATAAACATTTTGAAGAGTCCCAAATCTATCGCATCGACCACTACCTCGGGAAAGAGACCGTACAAAACCTGCTGGTCTTCCGGTTTGCCAATGCCATCTTCGAATCGCTCTGGAACCGGGAACATATCGATAGTGTGCAGATCACCGTGGCCGAAGAACTTGGCGTAGGGCGTCGTGGTGGCTATTACGATGAGTCCGGCGCACTCCGGGATATGGTACAGAATCATCTGACCCAGTTACTGACACTGGTTGGCATGGAGATCCCCGTCTCATTCACCGCTGATGCCATTCGTGCTGAAAAGGTAAAAGTCTTGCAATCCATTCGAAAAATTGATGAGGACGACATTATTCTGGGGCAATATACCGCCGGGGAAATCGACGGTGAATCCGTACCAGGCTATCTCGATGAGCCAAATGTACCGGAGAATTCCACAACAGAAACATTCGTTGCCATGCGCCTGGAAATCTCAAACTGGCGCTGGCAGGGTGTGCCGTTTTACATCCGCAGCGGCAAGCGGCTGCCGGAACGCTCCACGCAGATTGTCGTACGCTTTCACCGGCCGCCGGTATCGGTATTTAATCCGTATGACCGGTGTACCGTAAGTTCCAATTCATTGATTCTCACGCTCCAGCCCAACGAAGGCGTGGATCTCCAGTTCGAGGTGAAATCACCGGGTGAGCCGCTGAACATCCAAACGCATGACCTTGGATTCCGCTACGGCGATGTCTTCGAACCGTTGCCGGATGCGTATCGAACATTGCTGCTGGATATCATCCAGGGCGATCAAACGCTGTTCGTCCATTCCGATGAAGTCGAAGCTTCCTGGAATTTGTATACCCCCATTCTCGAGGCGGATCTGCCGATATACGATTATCCGGCCGGCACCTGGGGGCCAAAAGAAGCTATCAAATTACCAAGAACATATGATGAACGGTGGTTTTCACTATGAGCAAAGATGTGAAAGTATTTCGAAATCGGGAGGCAATGAATCAGGCCCTGGCACGGGATATCGCCGGACAGATGCAGAAAAAAACAAAGTTCGGCGCTGATTTCCACCTCGTCTTGACCGGCGGTTCAACGCCGAAGCCGCTCTACCGGCTGCTGGGGAGCGAATATTCCGATAAAATCAATTGGAGGCATATTCACCTTTATTGGGGGGATGAACGCTATGTCCCACATGATCATTCCGATAGTAATTATCGGATGGCGAAGGTGGCGTTGCTGAATCATATAGAAATCCCTGATGCGAATGTGCATCCTATGCCGACGGGATACGATCGCCCCGAGATTGCGGCAGAAACCCATTCTGATGAACTCCGGCGGATATTCCCGGAGTTTTCGAATGCCATTCCTCGATTTGATCTGGTATTGCTGGGAATGGGCAGCGACGGACACATCGCCTCCCTGTTCCCCAATCACGATCTGCTGGAAGAAGAGGAAACTCTGGTTGGAGTCGTTACCGACTCACCCAAACCACCGCCAACGCGTTTGACACTAACGTTGCCGGTCATTAATGCCGCGAAAAATATCTATTTCCTGGTTGCCGGCGAAAATAAAGCACACGCTGTCAACGAAGTGCTGGAAGGAACGTCCCAGTCAAAAGAATTCCCCGCCAGCCTGGTCAATCCGGAAAAGGGGGAGACCGCTTGGTGGCTGGATGAAGCGGCGGCGAAGCTTTTAGAGTAACGGAAGTGTTCAAGTGTTCAGGTAACACCGTGTTATTGTGTTAAAGTGTTATTGTGTTATAGTAAAAACCTGTCAAGTGTCTTGAGTCTTCAGTCCTGTGTCCAACAACACAACTCCATCCCCTGTCCCCTTCCTCTTCTGAAGAGGAAGGGGAACACGTTTTCCCAATCCTTCGACATCGTGTTTCTCCCTCTCTTCGGAAGAGAGGGAGAATAAGAGGGTGAGTTGTGTTTGAAAAAATTACGTCATGAATTCTGTACCCGTAGTGGTTTTCGTGTTTGTAGCTCCATCTACTCCGATCAAGCTCATCACTTGTTTTGTTTTTAGTTGTTTTCTCAATCTGTTATTCGCGTTTTCTTTGCGTTCTTCGCGGCCTAGGGTTTATTTGTTTTTATCTGTGGTCATCTGCTCAATCAGCGTTCCGCCGCGGCGGACTGTGTGCTATTCCTGCAATTCAGACATAAAAGTCTTAAATAATCCTTGACATGGCCAACTTCGTACGTATTTTATAAAAAGAGTAAAAGGTCTGATATTATGATCTATTCCAAGGCGACAGAATATGCGTTGAATGCGTTAGTCTACCTGGCGGAACAGGCGCCGGATGCCCGAAGTGGTGTACACCAGATCGCAGATGCGCTGGATATCCCTGGGCATTTCCTTGGCAAAATTCTGCAGGATCTCCGGAAGGAGGAGATTGTGGAATCCATCCGGGGGCGCTCAGGTGGGTTCCGTTTGGCCCGGGCTCCGGGAGAGATCGGCCTCTATGATGTGGTCGCTGTGCTGGAAGATCTCCAACGCTATGAAATGTGCATCTTCGACGAATTCGAGTGCACCGTCGACCGGGCCTGCTCCATGGTCTGCGAATGGAATGCGGTGAAGAATCACATCACCGAATTCCTGCAAAACCATTCGTTGGCCGACCTCCAGATGGTTCGGCAGTTCCGGGCTGATCTGGATATACCGTAATATTCCTGAGAGGTAATTATCATGAAGTGGTTCAAGCAAGATCCACTCTCAAAAG
This Candidatus Neomarinimicrobiota bacterium DNA region includes the following protein-coding sequences:
- the zwf gene encoding glucose-6-phosphate dehydrogenase, translated to MTEIPEEKHLFIVFGGTGDLMKRKLLPAIYHLVENQLVSRDQCMILGVSRSEMADGEYRQWAVDALKETDNFSENAARIWCSDCLHFQSIGNGKDEDYQALADRINSLEADYDMPGNRVFYLALPPVAFEPTIKGLGRVGLNHSDGWTRIVIEKPFGHDLKSAHELNEIVHKHFEESQIYRIDHYLGKETVQNLLVFRFANAIFESLWNREHIDSVQITVAEELGVGRRGGYYDESGALRDMVQNHLTQLLTLVGMEIPVSFTADAIRAEKVKVLQSIRKIDEDDIILGQYTAGEIDGESVPGYLDEPNVPENSTTETFVAMRLEISNWRWQGVPFYIRSGKRLPERSTQIVVRFHRPPVSVFNPYDRCTVSSNSLILTLQPNEGVDLQFEVKSPGEPLNIQTHDLGFRYGDVFEPLPDAYRTLLLDIIQGDQTLFVHSDEVEASWNLYTPILEADLPIYDYPAGTWGPKEAIKLPRTYDERWFSL
- a CDS encoding Rrf2 family transcriptional regulator: MIYSKATEYALNALVYLAEQAPDARSGVHQIADALDIPGHFLGKILQDLRKEEIVESIRGRSGGFRLARAPGEIGLYDVVAVLEDLQRYEMCIFDEFECTVDRACSMVCEWNAVKNHITEFLQNHSLADLQMVRQFRADLDIP
- a CDS encoding PAS domain S-box protein — protein: MKKQNNCVNVIIQCSEYLFLIGLIVIPFALTAQTNLFQFEHLTIDDGLSHSKVNCILQDSRGFMWFGTNDGLDRYNGYKITEYQYNLSDSGSITHNLIRDIHEDSHGNLWVATDAGGLNLYDRDFDRFLEVPEDLNCSGGPISKNVNAIAEDQAGILWIGTRDGLTRFDPVEYTIKNYSHDPEDRTSLSHNFVRCVYVDSQNRIWVGTDGGGLNRFRRETQTFQHSENKSGGLEKLSSAIHSIFEDGNGNIWVGADTAGAFRFRPESGEAEEIGGVNGETILTIRAFHEDDDGRFWIGSREGLYIYNPDDGRMIKYTHTESERSSLTHKSVQHIFRDAAGDVWIGTRGGVDYLNKNTIAFNHFPAVEGSNHTLNSRVVFGIEEDDNGNLWIGTESGGINYLDRATGDFTYLTSDPDKPNSISGDNVKTILQGSRGDFWIGTFAHGLNRYDPDSDTFTHFLHDPENPRSLSNNDVYSIVEDDNGDLWMTTHVGVSVYRRDTGDFDRYVNVPGDPTSLSHNDCNLVYKDNDGVLWVGTFWGLNRFNTSDHTFTRYTSDPNDKTTLSSSFVQTIQEDSKGRFWIGTQGGGLNLFNRETGQAKAFTERDGLPNNSIYGILEDDAGNLWLSTNNGICRFNPETGDTKNYDATDGLQGNQFNYNAYYKTSAGELIFGGMNGFTLFRPEEVRDETYSPPIVITDFKIFNQSVPIRGENSPLEKHISETAHITITHDQSVITFEFAALSYAASQKNQYAYKLEDFEQNWNYVGTRQTATYTNLPAGDYTFRVRGSNNHGVWNDEGISLAISVTPPFWETLGFRGAVILLLGGIIYLGYRLRTRNMVRQNQRLEAINRRLNTQISERKKAESKIRKFRHAIEQAPMSVIIMDKAGRVEYTNPQFLEVSGYTEEEVRELGEEIVIRKEQAPELAQEMWAAVTAGKTWRKEFKNTRRDGTEFWEFLTIGPILDNRGSITHFVALKEEITERKELEEQLLQSQKMQAIGRLAGGVAHDFNNILTVIQGYSSLALNEIDESNSQHANLQRVHEASEKAQALTSQLLAFSRKQQLQPKIININSLVQNLEGMLQRLLGEDIHLDIQCADGLNDVRVDPGQLEQVLLNLAVNSRDAMPSGGTISIATQNVFFADTEIREDVKIAPGSYVELAVGDTGIGMDQETLEKIYEPFFTTKSRSRGTGLGLSTVYGIVKQSDGYISAESTPGKGTTFRIYLQTYSTTAPESAEVHASGMALTGNETVLAIEDEKEILYLTEKGLQHMGYTVLTASNGTEAVELYSEQAEEIDVIITDVVLPDIVGPEVAQRIREINPAARIIFMSGYTDDILTRHGIDIETIQFLQKPFTIDEIARRIRNIMDDREQV
- the pgl gene encoding 6-phosphogluconolactonase produces the protein MKVFRNREAMNQALARDIAGQMQKKTKFGADFHLVLTGGSTPKPLYRLLGSEYSDKINWRHIHLYWGDERYVPHDHSDSNYRMAKVALLNHIEIPDANVHPMPTGYDRPEIAAETHSDELRRIFPEFSNAIPRFDLVLLGMGSDGHIASLFPNHDLLEEEETLVGVVTDSPKPPPTRLTLTLPVINAAKNIYFLVAGENKAHAVNEVLEGTSQSKEFPASLVNPEKGETAWWLDEAAAKLLE